One genomic window of Amphiura filiformis chromosome 3, Afil_fr2py, whole genome shotgun sequence includes the following:
- the LOC140147551 gene encoding uncharacterized protein, giving the protein MHSVIYDNFDSKESWYCCHCGIPNFASSLFNSEIRLSDSSTSTGTNLDINTSRLGSVGSEDSFESPLASSSPNKPSAKKTNNHVSPFDFLKVLVVNFQSVDPKKAELAVCIEIEQPDIIIGTETWLNDSVCNSSFLPSGYTALRKDRPINPRTGVAHGGVMIAFKENLVASHRCDLDTESEIVWLQVDLVGSKPLVIGAFYRPQTTGAAYLDKLRESINKLDIQKHSNIWIGGDFNLSDINWPDLCVIAGGKFSGLCQSLIDIVSDFGLEQLVLKPTRLENILDIFMTSNPSLVETCTYIPGMSDHDAIPVITINTRAKKSRCKPHKIFLYKKADVEGLLKEIREMSSDFVKKNICETTENLWAEFKERVLLAVNNNVPSKMFSGNKRSPWINQSLKRKYKQKQRAFNSIRKNPTPETEAAFKEIRKSSKQFYSYIKSMKTDNSGIQALRDGHQLVSDNKGKAQLLNTQFHSVFTEEPPGVVPEPPSLDYDIPSIPEIEIKEEGV; this is encoded by the exons ATGCACTCTGTCATTTATGACAACTTTGACAGCAAAGAATCTTGGTATTGCTGCCATTGCGGCATTCCCAACTTCGCCTCTTCTCTATTCAATAGTGAGATCAGGCTGTCTGATTCTAGCACTAGTACAGGTACAAACCTGGATATTAACACCTCCAGATTAGGCTCGGTAGGTTCAGAAGATTCTTTCGAATCTCCACTTGCCTCTTCATCACCTAATAAACCTAGTGCCAAAAAGACTAACAACCATGTTAGcccttttgattttttgaaagtcCTGGTTGTCAATTTTCAAAGTGTAGACCCCAAGAAAGCTGAACTAGCTGTCTGCATTGAGATTGAACAACCGGATATTATCATTGGCACCGAAACGTGGCTCAATGATTCGGTGTGTAATAGCTCGTTCCTTCCCAGTGGCTATACAGCGTTGAGGAAGGATCGTCCTATCAACCCAAGAACTGGTGTTGCACATGGAGGTGTCATGATTGCATTTAAGGAGAACTTGGTAGCCAGTCACAGGTGTGACCTCGATACAGAGAGCGAAATCGTTTGGCTCCAGGTTGACCTTGTAGGCTCTAAACCACTTGTGATCGGTGCCTTTTATAGGCCACAGACCACAGGCGCTGCGTACCTTGACAAGCTACGGGAATCTATCAACAAGCTTGACATTCAGAAACACAGCAATATCTGGATCGGTGGAGATTTTAACCTCTCAGACATTAACTGGCCTGACCTATGTGTCATTGCGGGAGGTAAATTCTCTGGTCTCTGTCAGTCACTGATCGATATTGTTAGTGATTTTGGACTTGAGCAGTTGGTATTGAAACCCACTAGACTTGAGAACATCCTTGATATTTTTATGACATCTAATCCCTCGCTTGTGGAAACATGCACTTACATACCCGGCATGAGTGACCACGATGCCATTCCTGTGATCACCATCAACACCAGGGCCAAGAAGAGTAGGTGCAAACCACATAAAATTTTCTTGTACAAGAAAGCAGACGTTGAAGGCCTCCTGAAGGAGATCAGGGAGATGAGTAGTGATTTTGTAAAGAAAAACATCTGTGAGACCACTGAAAACCTTTGGGCTGAATTCAAGGAACGTGTTTTGCTTGCTGTCAACAACAACGTCCCCTCGAAGATGTTTTCCGGAAACAAACGTTCTCCGTGGATAAATCAGAGTCTCAAGAGGAAATACAAACAGAAGCAGCGTGCTTTCAACTCAATAAGGAAAAATCCTACCCCTGAAACGGAAGCTGCATTCAAGGAAATTAGAA AATCATCCAAACAATTTTACAGTTACATCAAGTCCATGAAGACTGACAACAGTGGTATTCAGGCTCTGAGAGATGGACATCAGCTAGTGTCGGATAACAAAGGGAAGGCACAATTACTCAATACTCAATTCCATTCTGTCTTCACCGAGGAACCTCCTGGTGTTGTACCAGAACCTCCATCTTTGGATTATGACATCCCAAGCATCCCTGAAATTGAGATCAAAGAGGAAGGTGTTTAG